In a single window of the Bradyrhizobium sp. ORS 285 genome:
- the hrcA gene encoding heat-inducible transcriptional repressor HrcA gives MAHHDPINLMTPPAGLAQLNERSREIFRQIVESYLATGEPVGSRNISRLIAVPLSPASVRNVMADLEQLGLIYAPHTSAGRLPTEAGLRFFVDALMQVGDMTEAERQSIQSQLAAVGRAQSVEAALDEALTRLSGLTRAAAVVLTAKSNTRLKHIEFVRLEPERALVVLVGEDGQVENRVLALPPGVPPSALTEASNFLNSRIRGRTLAEARLELETALAADRAELDQLTQKVIAAGVASWSGGDSDDRQLIVRGHANLLEDLHALEDLERVRRLFDDLETKRGVVDLLGRAESAEGVRIFIGSENKLFSLSGSSTIVSPYSDATGRIVGVLGVIGPTRLNYARVIPTVDYAARLLSRLMGG, from the coding sequence GTGGCCCACCACGATCCGATCAACCTGATGACACCGCCGGCGGGGCTTGCGCAGCTCAACGAGCGCTCGCGCGAGATCTTCCGCCAGATCGTCGAGAGCTATCTTGCGACCGGCGAGCCGGTCGGCTCGCGCAACATCTCGCGGCTGATCGCGGTTCCCCTGTCGCCGGCCTCCGTGCGCAACGTGATGGCGGACCTGGAGCAGCTCGGCCTGATCTATGCGCCGCACACCTCGGCCGGCCGGCTGCCGACCGAAGCGGGCCTGCGCTTCTTCGTCGACGCGCTGATGCAGGTCGGCGACATGACGGAAGCGGAGCGGCAGTCGATCCAGAGCCAGCTCGCCGCCGTCGGCCGTGCGCAATCGGTCGAGGCCGCGCTGGACGAGGCGCTGACCCGGCTGTCCGGCCTGACCCGGGCGGCCGCGGTGGTTCTCACTGCCAAATCCAACACAAGGCTGAAGCACATCGAGTTCGTGCGGCTGGAGCCCGAGCGCGCATTGGTCGTGCTGGTCGGCGAAGACGGACAGGTCGAGAACCGGGTGCTGGCGCTGCCGCCCGGCGTGCCGCCGTCGGCGCTGACCGAGGCCTCCAATTTCCTCAATTCCCGGATTCGCGGACGCACTTTGGCGGAAGCGCGGCTGGAGCTCGAGACGGCGCTCGCAGCCGATCGCGCCGAACTCGATCAGCTGACGCAGAAGGTGATCGCGGCCGGCGTCGCGAGCTGGTCCGGCGGCGACAGCGACGATCGTCAGCTGATCGTGCGCGGCCACGCCAATCTGCTCGAAGATTTGCATGCGCTCGAGGATCTCGAGCGCGTCCGCCGGCTGTTCGACGATCTCGAGACCAAGCGCGGCGTGGTCGATCTGCTCGGCCGGGCGGAGAGCGCCGAGGGCGTGCGCATCTTCATCGGCTCGGAGAACAAGCTGTTCTCGCTGTCGGGCTCGTCGACGATCGTGTCGCCTTATTCGGATGCGACGGGGCGCATCGTCGGCGTGCTCGGCGTCATCGGTCCGACACGGCTGAACTACGCCCGGGTCATTCCAACGGTCGATTATGCCGCCCGTCTGCTTAGCCGGCTGATGGGTGGCTGA
- a CDS encoding non-canonical purine NTP pyrophosphatase: MRELLAPHGIEAVSAGELGLGEPEETGDTFIANARIKAVAAAEAAQLPAFADDSGIVVHGLDGAPGIYSARWAGPDKDFTGAMTRIERLLQERGATTAEKRTAHFVSALCVAWPDGHIEEVEARVDGTLVWPPRGTAGFGYDPMFLPDGHDRTFGEMTSIEKHGLPPLGLGLSHRARAFVKLAEICLEQR, from the coding sequence ATGCGCGAGCTGCTGGCGCCCCATGGCATCGAAGCCGTCTCCGCCGGCGAGCTCGGGCTCGGCGAGCCGGAGGAGACTGGCGACACCTTTATTGCCAATGCGCGCATCAAGGCGGTGGCCGCCGCGGAAGCCGCGCAGCTGCCGGCCTTTGCCGACGATTCGGGCATCGTGGTTCACGGGCTGGATGGCGCGCCTGGGATCTACTCGGCACGCTGGGCTGGCCCGGACAAGGACTTCACCGGGGCGATGACCCGGATCGAGCGACTGCTGCAGGAGCGCGGCGCCACGACCGCCGAGAAGCGCACCGCGCATTTCGTCTCGGCGCTATGCGTGGCCTGGCCGGATGGGCACATCGAGGAGGTCGAGGCACGCGTCGACGGCACCCTGGTATGGCCGCCCCGCGGCACGGCCGGCTTCGGCTATGACCCGATGTTCCTGCCCGATGGCCACGACCGCACCTTCGGCGAGATGACCAGCATCGAGAAGCACGGCCTGCCGCCGCTCGGCCTTGGCCTGTCGCACCGGGCCCGTGCCTTCGTGAAGCTCGCGGAGATCTGTCTTGAGCAGCGCTGA
- a CDS encoding class I SAM-dependent methyltransferase, protein MDKAEFDRFADAYEDQHRANVAVTGEGTEYFAEYKIRLLRRIVDRGGIDVAQICDFGAGIGNSIPFFRRYFPEAALTNADVSERSLALARQRHSGSGESLLIEQDHIPCEAGRFDVVFSACVFHHIPHDQHVAWLRELHRITRPGGLIAVFEHNPLNPLTVRAVNTCPFDENAELILARDLARRLRDAGWPAPRTRYSLFFPRALAWLRPLEDTLGWLPLGAQYVALARKA, encoded by the coding sequence ATGGACAAGGCCGAGTTTGACCGTTTCGCTGACGCCTACGAGGATCAGCACCGTGCGAACGTCGCGGTGACCGGCGAAGGCACGGAATATTTCGCGGAGTACAAGATCAGGCTGCTGCGGCGGATCGTCGATCGCGGCGGCATCGACGTGGCGCAGATCTGCGATTTCGGCGCCGGCATCGGCAACTCCATCCCGTTCTTCCGGCGGTATTTCCCAGAGGCGGCCCTGACCAACGCCGACGTCTCGGAGCGCAGCCTGGCACTGGCGCGGCAGCGCCATTCCGGCAGCGGCGAGAGCCTGCTGATCGAGCAGGATCACATTCCCTGCGAAGCGGGCCGGTTTGATGTGGTGTTCTCCGCCTGCGTGTTCCACCACATCCCGCATGACCAGCATGTCGCCTGGCTGCGCGAGCTGCACCGGATCACCCGCCCGGGCGGCCTCATCGCGGTGTTCGAACACAATCCGCTCAATCCGCTCACGGTGCGCGCCGTGAACACATGCCCGTTCGATGAGAACGCCGAGCTGATCCTCGCGCGCGACTTGGCGCGGCGGCTGCGTGACGCGGGCTGGCCCGCGCCCCGCACTCGGTACAGCCTGTTCTTCCCGCGCGCGCTCGCCTGGCTGCGGCCGCTTGAAGACACGCTCGGCTGGCTGCCGCTCGGCGCCCAATACGTCGCGCTGGCGCGCAAGGCCTAG
- a CDS encoding bifunctional 2-polyprenyl-6-hydroxyphenol methylase/3-demethylubiquinol 3-O-methyltransferase UbiG: MKELLKHPALYQAYQNAGGFFGARIKAIRDYLTLRPGMRIIDIGCGPGYILRHLPDGIDYTGFDVDEAYIAHAQRSFGHLGAFHCRHFDADAAREFAGADVVMMNGVLHHIGDDELKTTLANIRDVLAADGALFTLDGCYREGQSRIAKWLLDNDRGDFVRDRAGYYDLLRSAFSRVTLEIHDDYSRVPYTFAIGVAQK, from the coding sequence GTGAAGGAGCTCTTGAAACATCCGGCGCTGTATCAAGCCTATCAAAATGCCGGCGGCTTCTTCGGCGCGCGGATCAAGGCGATCCGCGACTATCTGACCTTGCGCCCGGGCATGCGCATCATCGATATCGGCTGCGGCCCCGGCTATATCCTGCGCCATTTGCCCGACGGCATCGACTACACCGGCTTCGACGTCGACGAGGCCTATATCGCGCATGCGCAGCGGTCGTTCGGCCATCTCGGCGCGTTCCATTGCCGGCACTTCGATGCGGACGCCGCGCGCGAGTTCGCCGGCGCCGACGTCGTGATGATGAACGGCGTGCTGCACCACATCGGCGATGACGAGCTGAAGACCACGCTCGCCAACATTCGTGACGTGCTCGCGGCCGATGGCGCGCTGTTCACGCTCGACGGCTGCTACCGCGAGGGACAGTCGCGGATTGCCAAATGGCTGCTCGACAATGATCGCGGCGATTTCGTGCGCGACCGCGCCGGCTATTACGACCTGCTGCGCAGCGCCTTCAGCCGCGTGACGCTGGAGATTCACGACGACTATTCGCGCGTGCCCTACACCTTTGCGATCGGCGTTGCGCAGAAATAG
- the dnaK gene encoding molecular chaperone DnaK, producing MGKVIGIDLGTTNSCVAVMDGKSSKVIENAEGMRTTPSIVAFSDDGERLVGQPAKRQAVTNPERTFFAVKRLIGRRYDDPMVEKDKKLVPYKIVKAGNGDAWVEADGKTYSPSQVSAFILQKMKETAEAHLGQKVDQAVITVPAYFNDAQRQATKDAGKIAGLEVLRIINEPTAAALAYGLDKTKAGTIAVYDLGGGTFDVSILEIGDGVFEVKSTNGDTFLGGEDFDMRLVSYLADEFQKEQGINLRNDKLALQRLKEAAEKAKIELSSTTQTEINLPFITADQSGPKHLTMKLTRAKFEALVADLVEKTIEPCRKALKDAGLTAGEIGEVVLVGGMTRMPKIQEMVKQFFGKEPHKGVNPDEVVAIGAAIQAGVLQGDVKDVLLLDVTPLSLGIETLGGVFTRIIDRNTTIPTKKSQVFSTAEDNQNAVTIRVFQGEREMAADNKMLGQFDLMGIPPAPRGMPQIEVTFDIDANGIVNVSAKDKATAKEQQIRIQASGGLSEADIDKMVKDAEANAAADKKRREAVDAKNHADALVHSTEKALAEHGSKVADTERRAIEDAVSDLKEALKGDDAEAIKTKTNTLAQASMKLGEAMYKQQAENDAARDAAKDDVVDAEFTEVDDDKKKSA from the coding sequence ATGGGAAAGGTCATCGGGATCGATCTCGGCACCACGAATTCGTGCGTGGCCGTCATGGACGGCAAATCGTCGAAAGTCATCGAGAACGCCGAGGGCATGCGCACCACGCCGTCGATCGTCGCCTTCAGTGACGATGGCGAGCGGCTGGTCGGCCAGCCGGCCAAGCGCCAGGCGGTGACCAACCCCGAGCGCACCTTCTTCGCAGTGAAGCGCCTGATCGGCCGCCGCTACGACGACCCGATGGTCGAGAAGGACAAGAAGCTCGTCCCCTACAAGATCGTCAAGGCCGGCAACGGCGACGCCTGGGTCGAGGCCGACGGCAAGACCTATTCGCCCTCGCAGGTCTCCGCCTTCATCCTGCAGAAGATGAAGGAGACCGCTGAGGCCCATCTCGGCCAGAAGGTCGACCAGGCCGTCATCACCGTCCCTGCCTATTTCAACGACGCCCAGCGTCAGGCCACCAAGGACGCCGGCAAGATCGCCGGCCTCGAGGTGCTGCGTATCATCAACGAGCCGACCGCAGCGGCGCTCGCCTACGGCCTCGACAAGACCAAGGCCGGCACGATCGCCGTGTACGACCTCGGCGGCGGCACCTTCGACGTCTCGATCCTGGAGATCGGCGACGGCGTGTTCGAGGTAAAGTCGACCAACGGCGACACCTTCCTCGGCGGTGAAGACTTCGACATGCGTCTGGTCAGCTACCTCGCCGACGAATTCCAGAAGGAGCAGGGCATCAACCTGCGCAACGACAAGCTCGCTCTGCAGCGCCTCAAGGAAGCTGCCGAGAAGGCCAAGATCGAGCTGTCGTCGACCACGCAGACCGAGATCAACCTGCCCTTCATCACCGCGGACCAATCCGGTCCGAAGCATCTGACGATGAAGCTGACCCGCGCCAAGTTCGAGGCGCTGGTGGCCGACCTCGTCGAAAAGACTATCGAGCCGTGCCGCAAGGCGCTGAAGGATGCCGGCCTGACTGCCGGTGAGATCGGCGAAGTGGTGCTGGTCGGCGGCATGACCCGCATGCCGAAGATCCAGGAGATGGTGAAGCAGTTCTTCGGCAAGGAGCCGCACAAGGGCGTCAACCCCGACGAGGTGGTGGCGATCGGTGCGGCCATTCAGGCCGGCGTTCTGCAGGGCGACGTCAAGGACGTGCTGCTGCTCGACGTGACCCCGCTGTCGCTGGGCATCGAGACGCTGGGCGGCGTGTTCACCCGCATCATCGACCGCAACACCACGATCCCGACCAAGAAGAGCCAGGTGTTCTCGACCGCCGAGGACAATCAGAACGCGGTCACCATCCGGGTCTTCCAGGGTGAGCGCGAGATGGCGGCCGACAACAAGATGCTCGGTCAGTTCGACCTGATGGGCATTCCGCCGGCGCCGCGCGGCATGCCGCAGATCGAGGTGACGTTCGACATCGACGCCAACGGCATCGTGAACGTTTCCGCCAAGGACAAGGCGACGGCCAAGGAGCAGCAGATCCGCATCCAGGCCTCCGGTGGTCTGTCGGAAGCCGACATCGACAAGATGGTCAAGGACGCCGAGGCCAATGCCGCGGCCGACAAGAAGCGCCGCGAGGCGGTCGACGCCAAGAACCATGCCGACGCGCTGGTGCACTCCACCGAGAAGGCGCTGGCGGAGCATGGCTCGAAGGTCGCCGATACCGAGCGCCGCGCCATCGAGGATGCCGTCAGCGACCTGAAGGAAGCGCTGAAGGGCGACGATGCCGAGGCGATCAAGACCAAGACCAACACCCTGGCCCAGGCGTCGATGAAGCTCGGCGAGGCGATGTACAAGCAGCAGGCTGAGAACGATGCCGCTCGCGACGCTGCAAAGGACGACGTTGTCGACGCGGAGTTCACCGAGGTCGACGACGACAAGAAGAAATCTGCTTAA
- the rph gene encoding ribonuclease PH, which yields MRPSRRAPDELRPVSLERGVVKYAEGSCLVKFGDTHVLVTATLEDRLPPWLKGQGRGWVTAEYGMLPRATLERTRREASSGKQTGRTVEIQRLIGRSLRTAIDLEALGERQITVDCDVLQADGGTRTASITGAWVALADCIKWMKARNMIKTEVLRDNVAAISCGIYNGTPVLDLDYAEDSEAETDANFVMTGDGRIIEVQGTAEKTPFTEAEFLALMALARKGVARLVDLQKMAVA from the coding sequence ATGCGGCCGAGCCGCCGTGCACCGGATGAATTGCGGCCCGTGAGCCTGGAACGCGGCGTCGTCAAATACGCCGAGGGCTCCTGCCTGGTGAAGTTCGGCGACACCCATGTGCTGGTTACCGCCACCCTGGAGGACCGGCTGCCGCCCTGGCTCAAGGGCCAGGGGCGTGGCTGGGTCACCGCCGAATACGGCATGCTGCCGCGCGCCACTCTGGAGCGCACCCGCCGCGAGGCGTCCTCGGGCAAGCAGACCGGCCGCACCGTCGAGATCCAGCGCCTGATCGGCCGCTCGCTGCGCACCGCAATCGACCTGGAGGCGCTCGGCGAGCGCCAGATCACGGTCGACTGCGACGTGCTGCAGGCCGACGGCGGCACCCGCACGGCCTCGATCACCGGCGCCTGGGTGGCGCTGGCCGACTGCATCAAGTGGATGAAGGCGCGCAACATGATCAAGACCGAGGTGCTGCGCGACAATGTCGCCGCGATCTCCTGCGGCATCTACAACGGCACGCCGGTGCTGGACCTCGACTACGCCGAGGATTCCGAGGCCGAGACCGACGCCAATTTCGTCATGACCGGCGATGGCCGCATCATCGAGGTGCAGGGCACGGCGGAGAAGACGCCGTTCACCGAAGCCGAGTTCCTGGCGCTGATGGCGCTGGCGCGCAAGGGCGTCGCGCGGCTGGTCGATCTGCAGAAGATGGCGGTCGCGTGA
- a CDS encoding NADPH-dependent FMN reductase, with protein MSALKILIIPGSTRAGSHNAKLAATAAHQFAQAGADVTRISLADFPLPLYEADVEAAAGVPREAINLKRMMSAHHGVLLVTPEYNASVPPLLSNAIAWLSRVDEPPEGRGAVFRNRPFALAAASENRFGGVRALAALRLMLTACNAMVIPSQLALAFADKAYNDMDRLKLPADVAALDALVKQLIETAQQMN; from the coding sequence ATGTCCGCGCTCAAAATCCTGATCATCCCCGGCTCGACCCGGGCCGGCTCGCACAACGCGAAGCTCGCTGCGACGGCCGCCCATCAGTTCGCGCAGGCTGGCGCCGACGTCACCCGCATCTCGCTCGCCGACTTCCCGCTGCCGCTCTACGAGGCCGATGTCGAGGCCGCCGCGGGCGTGCCGCGCGAGGCCATCAATCTCAAGCGCATGATGTCAGCGCATCATGGCGTGCTGCTGGTCACGCCGGAATACAACGCCTCGGTGCCGCCGCTGCTCAGCAATGCCATCGCCTGGCTGTCGCGCGTCGACGAGCCGCCGGAGGGCCGCGGCGCGGTGTTCCGCAACAGGCCGTTCGCGCTCGCTGCCGCCTCCGAGAATCGCTTCGGCGGCGTTCGCGCGCTGGCGGCGCTACGCCTGATGCTGACGGCGTGCAACGCGATGGTGATCCCGAGCCAGCTCGCGCTTGCCTTTGCCGACAAGGCGTACAACGACATGGACCGGCTGAAGCTGCCGGCCGACGTGGCCGCGCTCGACGCGCTGGTCAAGCAGCTGATCGAAACCGCCCAACAGATGAATTGA
- a CDS encoding glycosyltransferase family 2 protein, with protein MFVSIVVPCYNEADGLREFHRRTTAAARALCGTRFELILVDDGSTDGTWGIINQLLAEDRNVVAVKLARNHGHQLALTAGLSTVRGDLVLVIDADLQDPPELLTPMYAMMAREGADVVYGQRRSRAGETRFKTWSAEAFYRLLARITRVQIPVDTGDFRLMSRRISDQLVQMPEHDRFIRGMVAWLGYKQVAFEYDRAPRFAGSTKYPLLKMISFAADALVSFSMVPLRIATYVGALLTTGLTFVGIGAVISWIFSGTVPGWTSLTLLVVMISSVQLLVLGLIGEYVGRIYIQSKNRPLFLISQIHRRGRVPQLSTDALEEIESPPLNTLLAQSGPELRRSAYEEASS; from the coding sequence ATGTTCGTCTCGATCGTTGTGCCCTGCTACAACGAAGCGGACGGCTTGCGCGAGTTTCATCGCCGGACGACAGCGGCGGCGCGTGCACTGTGCGGCACAAGGTTCGAGCTGATCCTGGTCGACGACGGCTCCACTGACGGCACCTGGGGCATCATCAACCAACTGCTCGCCGAGGACCGCAACGTCGTGGCCGTCAAGCTCGCGCGCAATCACGGCCATCAGCTGGCGCTCACTGCCGGATTGTCGACCGTACGCGGCGACCTCGTGCTGGTGATCGACGCTGATCTGCAGGATCCGCCGGAGCTGCTGACGCCCATGTACGCGATGATGGCGCGCGAAGGCGCAGACGTCGTCTATGGCCAGCGCCGCAGCCGCGCCGGCGAGACCCGCTTCAAGACATGGTCGGCCGAGGCCTTCTACCGCCTGCTCGCCCGGATCACGCGCGTCCAGATCCCCGTCGACACCGGCGATTTCCGGCTGATGAGCCGCCGCATCTCGGACCAGCTCGTGCAGATGCCGGAGCATGATCGCTTTATCCGCGGCATGGTGGCCTGGCTCGGCTACAAGCAGGTGGCGTTCGAATACGACCGCGCGCCGCGCTTCGCCGGCAGCACCAAATATCCGCTGCTGAAGATGATCAGCTTCGCCGCCGACGCGCTGGTCAGCTTCTCGATGGTGCCGCTGCGGATCGCGACCTATGTCGGCGCGCTGCTGACGACCGGGCTGACCTTCGTCGGCATCGGCGCCGTAATCAGCTGGATCTTCTCGGGCACCGTGCCCGGCTGGACCAGCTTGACCCTGCTGGTCGTGATGATCTCCTCGGTGCAGCTGCTGGTGCTCGGCCTGATCGGCGAATATGTCGGGCGCATCTACATCCAGTCCAAGAACCGGCCGCTGTTCCTGATCTCGCAGATTCATCGCCGCGGCCGGGTGCCACAGCTGTCGACCGACGCTCTGGAGGAGATCGAGAGCCCGCCCCTCAACACCTTGCTCGCCCAGTCCGGACCGGAGCTGCGCCGCTCGGCCTATGAGGAGGCCTCCTCGTGA
- the grpE gene encoding nucleotide exchange factor GrpE has protein sequence MTDPDLHQNDPQNPAQASEPVVSKPYIMPDDPEAGSAEALAKEAAEARDKMLRTLAEMENLRKRTAREVADARMYGITGFARDVLDIADNLQRALDAVPAETRDNADPGLKSLIEGVELTERSLLNTLEKNGVKKFDPTGQKFDPNFQQAMYEVPDPSVPSGTVVQVVQAGFMIGERILRPALVGVSKGGAKTAPGAGNDQSNSAA, from the coding sequence ATGACCGATCCCGACCTGCATCAGAACGATCCGCAAAACCCTGCGCAGGCCAGCGAACCCGTCGTCTCCAAACCCTACATCATGCCCGACGACCCGGAGGCCGGCTCGGCCGAAGCCCTGGCGAAGGAAGCGGCCGAGGCGCGCGACAAGATGCTGCGCACGCTGGCGGAGATGGAGAACCTGCGCAAGCGAACCGCTCGCGAGGTTGCGGACGCGCGGATGTACGGCATCACCGGCTTCGCCCGCGACGTGCTCGACATCGCTGACAATCTGCAGCGCGCGCTCGATGCGGTACCGGCGGAAACGCGCGACAACGCCGATCCCGGCCTGAAGTCGCTGATCGAAGGCGTCGAGCTCACCGAACGCTCGCTGCTCAACACGCTGGAGAAGAACGGCGTCAAGAAGTTCGATCCCACGGGGCAAAAGTTCGACCCGAACTTCCAGCAGGCGATGTACGAGGTGCCTGATCCGTCGGTGCCGTCGGGCACCGTGGTGCAGGTCGTACAGGCCGGCTTCATGATCGGTGAGCGCATCCTGCGCCCGGCGCTGGTCGGCGTCTCCAAGGGCGGCGCCAAGACGGCGCCCGGGGCCGGCAACGACCAGTCGAACAGCGCGGCTTGA
- the dnaJ gene encoding molecular chaperone DnaJ, whose protein sequence is MSTKRCYYETLEVERDADEGKLKTAFRKLAMKWHPDKNPGDASSEVKFKEINEAYEVLRDADKRAAYDRYGHAAFEQGAGGGPHGFGAGFASSFSDIFEDLFGMAGQRRGGTGRERGADLRYNMEITLEEAFQGKTAQIEIPVSVTCEPCSGTGAKAGTKPKTCSMCGGAGRVRQAQGFFTLERTCPGCHGRGQMIEDPCPSCSGSGRVTRDRTLSVNIPQGVEDGTRIRLAGEGEAGLRGGPPGDLYIFLSLTAHEFFQRDGADLHCRVPISMVTAALGGEFEVPTIDKGKTKVKIPAGAQSGRRFRIASKGMPVLRSRQTGDMYVQIVVETPQNLTKKQQELLAEFEKLSSGATQPEAAGFFTKVKDFFGKAAS, encoded by the coding sequence ATGTCCACCAAGCGCTGCTATTACGAGACCCTGGAAGTCGAGCGCGACGCCGACGAGGGCAAGCTGAAGACGGCGTTCCGCAAGCTCGCCATGAAATGGCACCCGGACAAGAATCCGGGCGATGCCTCCAGCGAAGTGAAGTTCAAGGAGATCAACGAGGCCTATGAGGTGCTGCGCGACGCCGACAAGCGCGCCGCCTATGACCGCTATGGCCATGCCGCGTTCGAGCAGGGTGCCGGCGGCGGTCCGCATGGATTCGGGGCCGGCTTCGCCTCGTCCTTCTCCGACATCTTCGAGGACCTGTTCGGCATGGCCGGACAGCGGCGCGGCGGCACGGGGCGCGAGCGCGGTGCCGACCTGCGCTACAACATGGAGATCACGCTCGAGGAGGCCTTCCAGGGCAAGACCGCGCAGATCGAGATCCCGGTCTCGGTGACCTGCGAGCCCTGCTCCGGCACCGGGGCCAAGGCCGGCACCAAGCCGAAGACCTGCTCGATGTGCGGCGGCGCCGGCCGTGTCCGGCAGGCGCAGGGCTTCTTCACCCTGGAGCGGACCTGTCCCGGCTGTCACGGCCGCGGCCAGATGATCGAGGATCCCTGTCCGTCCTGTTCAGGCTCCGGCCGCGTCACGCGGGACCGTACGCTGTCCGTGAACATTCCCCAGGGCGTCGAGGACGGCACCCGCATCCGTCTCGCCGGCGAGGGCGAGGCCGGCCTGCGCGGCGGCCCGCCCGGAGATCTCTACATTTTCCTGTCGCTCACGGCGCATGAGTTCTTCCAGCGTGACGGCGCCGACCTGCATTGCCGCGTGCCGATCTCGATGGTCACCGCGGCGCTCGGCGGCGAGTTCGAGGTGCCGACGATCGACAAGGGCAAGACCAAGGTGAAAATCCCCGCCGGCGCGCAGTCCGGCCGCCGCTTCCGGATCGCCTCCAAGGGCATGCCCGTGCTGCGCTCGCGCCAGACCGGCGACATGTACGTCCAGATCGTGGTCGAGACGCCGCAGAACCTGACCAAGAAGCAGCAGGAGCTGCTGGCCGAGTTCGAGAAGCTGTCATCGGGTGCAACACAGCCCGAGGCCGCCGGCTTCTTCACCAAGGTCAAGGACTTCTTCGGCAAGGCCGCGAGCTGA
- the pyrF gene encoding orotidine-5'-phosphate decarboxylase, translating into MPTEIAPRDRLIVALDLPGVAEAEAMIARLGDSVTFYKIGMELTYAGGLGLAERLAASGKHVFMDLKLHDIPNTVERATRQIARLGARFLTVHGFSQSMRAALAGAAGSSLELLAVTVMTSYDDADLAAAGYAMTVKELVAHRAVQARDIGIHGLILSPEETALVRPLVGPAMQLVTPGIRPAGSDVGDQKRIMTPALAIAGGADRLVVGRPVTGAADPAAAAEAIVADIASAVALVGKTNRA; encoded by the coding sequence ATGCCGACCGAGATTGCTCCGCGCGACCGCCTGATCGTCGCCCTCGACCTGCCCGGCGTGGCCGAGGCCGAAGCGATGATCGCTAGGCTCGGCGACAGCGTGACGTTCTACAAGATCGGCATGGAGCTGACCTATGCCGGTGGCCTCGGCCTCGCCGAGCGCCTCGCCGCTTCCGGCAAGCACGTCTTCATGGATCTCAAGCTGCACGACATCCCGAACACCGTCGAGCGCGCCACGCGGCAGATCGCCAGGCTCGGCGCCCGCTTCCTCACCGTGCACGGCTTCTCGCAGAGCATGCGAGCGGCGCTCGCCGGTGCCGCGGGCTCGAGCCTCGAGCTGCTCGCGGTCACCGTGATGACCTCCTACGACGATGCCGACCTCGCCGCCGCCGGCTACGCCATGACCGTCAAGGAGCTCGTCGCCCACCGCGCCGTGCAGGCCCGTGACATCGGCATCCACGGCCTGATCCTGTCGCCCGAGGAGACGGCGCTGGTGCGCCCGCTGGTCGGCCCCGCGATGCAGCTCGTCACCCCCGGGATCCGCCCGGCGGGATCCGACGTTGGCGACCAGAAGCGCATCATGACGCCAGCGCTCGCGATCGCCGGCGGCGCCGACCGCCTCGTCGTCGGCCGCCCCGTCACCGGCGCCGCCGATCCCGCCGCCGCGGCGGAGGCCATCGTCGCCGACATCGCAAGTGCCGTCGCGCTGGTCGGCAAGACCAATCGCGCTTAA
- a CDS encoding class I SAM-dependent methyltransferase, translating into MPLQTSVRASKKPIRLDDEVRFLRSWIEKPLHMGAVMPSGRLLARTMAQYVDPHGTGPVIELGPGTGAITNALVEHGVDQKRLVLVEYNPSFCALLRDRYPHAKVVQGDAYRLRDTLWNVLNAPASAVVSGLPLVTKPMLTRMKLVRDAFAAMSPNAPFVQFTYSVVPPIPKSLPGVKTEASERIWMNLPPARVWVYRKP; encoded by the coding sequence ATGCCCCTGCAAACGTCCGTGCGTGCGTCGAAAAAGCCTATTCGTCTGGACGACGAGGTGCGCTTCCTCCGCTCATGGATCGAGAAGCCGCTGCATATGGGCGCGGTGATGCCGTCGGGCCGGCTGCTGGCCCGGACCATGGCGCAGTATGTCGATCCTCATGGCACCGGTCCGGTCATCGAACTCGGACCCGGCACGGGCGCCATCACCAACGCTCTGGTCGAGCATGGCGTCGATCAGAAGCGGCTCGTCCTCGTCGAATACAATCCGAGCTTCTGTGCGCTGCTGCGCGACCGCTATCCTCACGCCAAGGTCGTCCAGGGCGATGCCTATCGCCTCCGCGACACGCTGTGGAACGTTCTGAATGCGCCGGCTTCTGCCGTCGTCTCCGGCCTGCCGCTGGTCACCAAGCCGATGCTGACCCGCATGAAGCTCGTGCGCGATGCGTTCGCCGCGATGTCGCCGAACGCGCCCTTCGTGCAGTTCACCTATTCGGTCGTGCCGCCGATTCCGAAATCGCTGCCCGGCGTCAAGACCGAGGCGTCCGAGCGGATCTGGATGAACCTTCCGCCCGCCCGCGTCTGGGTGTATCGCAAGCCCTGA